A stretch of the Papaver somniferum cultivar HN1 chromosome 6, ASM357369v1, whole genome shotgun sequence genome encodes the following:
- the LOC113289080 gene encoding L-ascorbate oxidase homolog, producing the protein MSSLRLATLLFSVVLLFAFVNAEDPYRFFEWNVTYGAIYPVSSAFPQQVILINGQFPGPDIHAVTNDNLIINVFNNLDEPFLFSWNGVMQRRNSWQDGVYGTNCPILPGQNWTYTIQVKDQIGSFFYYPSLSFHKAAGGFGGIRILSRPRIPVPFPDPAGDHTVLIGDWYNLNHTRLRTILESKKAPFPSDVLINGKKSTPVGNAVTYTVQQGKAYRFRISNVGLQNSLNIRFQNHTMTLVEVEGTHTVQTNYTSLDIHVGQSYSVLVTADQLPRDYYMVVTTRFSTIRLEATALFSYSNSNGQIAGPVAPVEGVPDNYDIGFSLKQALSIRTNLTASGPRPNPQGSYHYGMIKIARTIRLSSSAAQVNGKQRYAINSVSFVPADTPLKLADKFKIPGVFTLGSIPDSPSGRSMYLDTSVMAADFRDFVEIIFENPENMVQSFHVAGYSFFVVGMDGGVWSESKRERYNLADAVARCTIQVYPQSWTAIYVPLDNVGMWNIRSEFWARQYLGQQFYLRVYSPVESVRDEKVIPPNALLCGRASVFAPPPPPAVAPVVPPAVAPAVSSISAAPTVAPVASPPR; encoded by the exons ATGTCTTCGCTAAGATTAGCGACGCTTTTGTTTTCTGTTGTTCTTCTTTTTGCGTTCGTAAATGCTGAAGATCCTTACAGATTCTTTGAATGGAACGTTACTTACGGAGCGATATATCCAGTTAGTAGTGCATTTCCTCAACAGGTTATATTGATAAACGGTCAATTCCCTGGTCCTGACATTCATGCTGTTACAAATGATAATTTGATCATTAACGTCTTCAACAACTTAGATGAACCATTCCTTTTCTCATG GAATGGAGTGATGCAGAGGAGGAATTCATGGCAAGATGGTGTTTACGGAACAAACTGTCCAATTCTACCAGGCCAGAACTGGACGTACACTATACAAGTGAAggatcaaatcggtagtttcttcTACTATCCTTCACTTTCTTTCCACAAAGCCGCTGGTGGATTTGGTGGGATAAGGATTCTCAGCAGACCAAGAATTCCAGTTCCTTTCCCTGATCCAGCCGGTGATCACACCGTTCTCATTGGTGATTGGTACAATCTTAACCACACG AGATTGAGAACCATTCTTGAAAGCAAAAAGGCCCCTTTCCCAAGTGATGTCCTCATTAATGGTAAAAAGTCCACTCCTGTGGGCAATGCTGTCACTTACACTGTCCAACAAG GCAAGGCATACAGGTTCAGGATTTCCAATGTGGGTTTACAGAATTCACTCAACATCAGGTTCCAAAACCACACCATGACATTAGTTGAAGTCGAAGGAACACACACAGTCCAGACAAATTACACATCGCTAGATATTCATGTTGGCCAATCTTACTCGGTTCTAGTAACAGCCGACCAACTTCCAAGAGACTATTACATGGTTGTGACTACACGATTTTCAACCATCCGCCTAGAAGCCACCGCGCTCTTTAGTTATAGCAATTCGAACGGGCAAATAGCTGGGCCAGTGGCGCCAGTCGAAGGTGTTCCTGATAATTACGATATCGGTTTTTCACTCAAACAAGCCCTCTCCATCAG GACTAATTTGACTGCGAGTGGACCAAGGCCAAACCCACAAGGTTCATACCACTATGGAATGATTAAGATAGCCAGAACTATCAGACTTTCCAGTTCAGCAGCTCAAGTAAATGGTAAACAGCGGTATGCAATCAACAGTGTCTCCTTCGTCCCAGCTGACACTCCTCTCAAACTTGCGGACAAATTCAAGATCCCAGGTGTTTTTACACTTGGTAGCATTCCAGACAGCCCTTCTGGCAGGTCAATGTACCTTGACACATCTGTAATGGCAGCTGATTTTagagattttgttgaaatcatatTCGAAAACCCAGAAAACATGGTCCAAAGTTTTCACGTTGCTGGATATTCATTCTTCGTAGTCGG TATGGATGGAGGAGTTTGGTCAGAATCAAAGAGAGAACGGTATAACCTGGCAGATGCAGTTGCACGTTGCACTATTCAGGTATATCCCCAATCGTGGACGGCAATTTATGTGCCACTTGATAATGTGGGTATGTGGAATATAAGGTCTGAGTTCTGGGCACGTCAATACCTTGGACAGCAATTCTATCTTCGAGTTTATTCGCCAGTTGAATCAGTTAGGGATGAAAAAGTTATCCCACCAAATGCACTTCTTTGTGGTAGGGCATCAGTGTTTGCACCCCCTCCTCCACCAGCAGTTGCACCGGTAGTTCCACCGGCAGTTGCACCTGCAGTTTCATCCATATCTGCTGCACCAACAGTTGCACCGGTAGCTTCACCCCCTCGTTAA